In Paenibacillus sp. FSL R7-0345, a single window of DNA contains:
- a CDS encoding alpha/beta hydrolase-fold protein, producing MNRNSQDVEVSEAPAGFDSERESIARGSIQVIEYHSGTVGRNRQARVYTPPGYSADQEYNVLYLLHGIGGDENEWFTHGMPQTILDNLYADQLPRPMIVVFPNGRAMWNDRAEGDIFDEEKIRAFETFETELFQDLIPYIEANYPVRTDRLHRAVAGLSMGGGQALNIGLGNLDKFAWVGAFSPAPNTRQPEVLVPEPKRTAELLRLLWISCGNLDSLKHVSDRTHAYLSQHAVPHIWVEEQGDHDWPVWKSGLYQLAKRLF from the coding sequence ATGAACAGAAACAGCCAGGATGTTGAGGTGTCAGAGGCTCCGGCCGGATTTGACTCCGAACGGGAATCCATTGCCCGGGGGAGCATTCAGGTAATAGAATATCATTCCGGAACGGTAGGCCGAAACCGGCAAGCCAGGGTGTATACGCCGCCCGGATATTCAGCTGATCAGGAATACAATGTGCTGTATCTGCTGCACGGGATCGGCGGAGATGAGAATGAGTGGTTCACGCATGGCATGCCTCAGACCATTCTTGATAATCTGTATGCGGACCAGCTGCCGAGGCCCATGATCGTCGTTTTTCCCAATGGCCGGGCCATGTGGAATGACCGGGCGGAGGGAGATATTTTTGATGAAGAGAAGATCCGGGCGTTCGAGACGTTTGAGACGGAGCTGTTCCAGGACCTTATCCCTTATATTGAAGCGAATTATCCGGTCCGGACGGACCGGCTGCACCGCGCCGTTGCCGGATTATCCATGGGCGGCGGGCAGGCCTTGAACATCGGACTCGGCAATCTGGACAAGTTCGCTTGGGTCGGGGCATTTTCTCCTGCGCCGAACACCAGACAGCCGGAAGTACTGGTTCCGGAGCCTAAGCGGACTGCGGAGCTGCTTCGCCTGCTATGGATATCGTGCGGGAATCTGGATTCGCTGAAGCATGTCAGCGACCGGACACACGCGTACCTGTCGCAGCATGCTGTACCGCATATCTGGGTCGAGGAGCAGGGCGATCACGATTGGCCTGTCTGGAAAAGCGGCTTGTACCAGCTGGCTAAACGTCTCTTTTAA
- a CDS encoding carbohydrate ABC transporter permease, with protein MEKRNRIRTSRGDRVFEICNFIFMILLMIVTLYPFINILAVSLNDAQDSIRGGIYLFPRALTLDNYQYVFKEATIFHATLISILRTVIGTVVTVLGSAMVAYTISRQDYVLRKFITIAFILTMYFNGGLIPNYLLMRDMNLVGSFWVYILPGLIGVFNLIIIRSFIENLPESILESGKIDGAGDFKTFISIVLPLTLPVLATVALFSGVYQWNSWFDVFLYNSSKSNLSTLQYELQKILQNSTASAGTSGMDGMINGANGSQQGLVTPLSVRATMTIVASVPIIMVYPFLQKYFVKGMMVGGVKG; from the coding sequence GTGGAGAAAAGAAACCGGATTCGGACATCCAGGGGCGATAGAGTATTCGAGATTTGCAACTTTATCTTTATGATTCTGCTGATGATCGTTACACTCTATCCGTTCATTAATATACTTGCTGTTTCTTTAAATGATGCGCAGGATTCGATCAGGGGCGGGATATACCTGTTCCCGCGGGCTTTAACACTGGATAATTATCAGTATGTATTCAAAGAAGCAACCATTTTTCATGCCACCCTGATTTCTATACTGCGCACAGTGATTGGTACAGTTGTTACGGTCCTGGGTTCAGCCATGGTGGCGTACACCATCAGCCGGCAGGATTATGTGCTGCGCAAATTCATTACGATTGCCTTTATTCTGACCATGTACTTTAACGGCGGATTGATTCCAAACTACCTTCTGATGCGCGATATGAATCTCGTCGGCAGCTTCTGGGTCTACATCCTGCCGGGCCTTATCGGTGTATTTAATCTGATCATTATCCGCTCTTTTATTGAAAATTTGCCCGAGAGTATCCTAGAGTCAGGAAAAATTGACGGTGCCGGCGATTTCAAAACCTTCATTAGCATCGTGCTTCCGCTTACCCTGCCCGTGCTGGCTACCGTAGCCTTATTCTCGGGTGTGTATCAGTGGAACTCCTGGTTTGACGTATTCCTGTACAATTCCTCGAAGAGTAACCTGAGCACCCTGCAGTACGAGCTACAGAAGATATTGCAGAATTCCACGGCCAGCGCAGGTACCTCCGGCATGGACGGCATGATCAACGGAGCGAACGGCTCGCAGCAGGGTTTAGTCACGCCGTTGTCGGTCCGGGCCACGATGACGATCGTCGCCTCGGTGCCAATCATTATGGTCTATCCGTTCCTGCAGAAATATTTCGTCAAAGGCATGATGGTCGGCGGTGTAAAGGGCTGA
- a CDS encoding family 43 glycosylhydrolase, with product MTLAKKQGMNPYLPSWEYIPDGEPYVFDGRVYIYGSHDRFNGHVFCLNDYVSWSAPAEDLSDWRYEGVIYHSTDDPLNPEGSMCLYAPDVTIGPDGRYYLYYVLDKLPIVSVAVCDTPCGTFSFYGHVKYADGTRLGEREGDEPQFDPGVLTEGELTYLYTGFCAPGDKSRSGAMATVLGPDMLTIREEPVFVAPSEPYSTGSGFEGHAFFEAPSIRKRGDTYYLIYSSVVMHELCYATSKHPTRNFEYQGVIVSNCDLHIGTYKPAAKPMYYGGNNHGSIVEVDGAWYIFYHRHTNGTAFSRQGCIEPIHFLEDGTIPQAEMTSCGPNRAPFAGKGEYPAYLACHLFCNAEEMYTGGFGRSGAWMDSRFPKITQDGRDGDEENGYIANMTDSATAGFKYFDCRGVQKVRIKVRGYCQGVFEVKTAWDGPSLGYIPVGFTNVWTEYASEISIPDGQQALYFTFTGNGSASLASIVLE from the coding sequence ATGACATTGGCAAAAAAACAAGGAATGAATCCGTACCTTCCTTCATGGGAATACATCCCTGACGGTGAGCCTTATGTATTTGACGGACGAGTGTATATTTACGGCTCGCATGACCGGTTTAACGGACATGTGTTTTGCCTGAATGATTATGTCAGCTGGTCTGCGCCGGCTGAGGATCTGTCCGACTGGAGGTATGAAGGGGTCATTTACCATTCCACGGATGACCCGCTCAATCCGGAGGGAAGCATGTGCCTGTATGCCCCCGATGTTACCATCGGACCTGACGGGCGCTATTATCTCTATTACGTGCTTGATAAGCTCCCCATCGTCTCTGTGGCTGTATGCGATACGCCCTGCGGCACATTCAGCTTCTACGGTCATGTGAAATATGCCGACGGGACACGTCTCGGAGAACGGGAGGGCGATGAGCCCCAGTTCGATCCGGGTGTCCTTACAGAAGGGGAACTGACCTATTTATATACCGGGTTTTGCGCTCCGGGAGATAAGTCTAGAAGCGGTGCCATGGCTACGGTATTAGGACCCGATATGCTTACTATCCGGGAAGAGCCTGTATTTGTCGCACCGAGTGAGCCCTACAGTACCGGAAGCGGCTTTGAAGGACATGCGTTCTTTGAGGCGCCTTCTATCCGCAAGAGAGGAGATACCTATTATCTCATCTATTCCTCGGTTGTCATGCATGAGCTGTGTTATGCGACCAGCAAACATCCCACCAGGAACTTCGAGTACCAGGGAGTAATTGTAAGTAACTGCGATCTTCATATCGGTACATACAAGCCGGCTGCGAAACCGATGTATTACGGCGGTAATAACCACGGCAGCATCGTAGAGGTCGATGGAGCCTGGTACATCTTTTATCACCGGCATACCAATGGAACTGCGTTTTCCCGGCAGGGCTGTATCGAGCCGATCCATTTCCTCGAAGACGGAACGATTCCCCAGGCCGAAATGACATCCTGTGGTCCTAACCGGGCACCGTTTGCAGGAAAAGGAGAATATCCGGCCTATCTGGCGTGCCACTTGTTCTGTAATGCTGAAGAAATGTATACCGGCGGCTTTGGCCGTTCCGGGGCATGGATGGACAGCCGATTCCCGAAAATTACACAGGATGGCCGCGACGGCGATGAGGAGAATGGTTATATTGCCAATATGACGGATTCGGCTACAGCAGGGTTTAAGTATTTTGATTGCCGGGGTGTTCAAAAGGTCCGGATCAAGGTGCGGGGCTATTGCCAGGGCGTGTTTGAAGTGAAAACAGCATGGGATGGACCGTCTCTGGGATATATTCCCGTAGGCTTCACCAACGTCTGGACAGAATATGCCTCGGAAATCAGCATTCCTGACGGACAACAGGCCCTGTATTTCACGTTTACCGGTAATGGAAGTGCCAGCCTGGCTTCGATTGTCCTGGAATAG